Within Candidatus Dojkabacteria bacterium, the genomic segment ATTTCTTAAAGAACACTCTGTCACCAACTTTTACTGAGAAAGTAAAATCTTTCTTGCCAGTACCAAGCTTAACAACTACGCCTACCTCAGGCTTCTTATCGCCCTGTGCTGTAGGTGGAATTATCAAACCTCCCGATGTTGTCTCCTCTGCCTCATCAGGCATTACGACGACTCTTGATCCGAGTGGCTGAAGTTTTGCATCTTTTGCCATTTTTTATGAATAAAAATTTAATTAGATATATACATGAATTAGCAAACACCATTTGATGTTGCTAGAAGATTTTAATGTCATATGGCAGAATCGTCAAGCCTAATTTATCAGATATTAAGCCAGCTAATTCCTTCTCCCTTTGATAATTATAGAGCCTTCTTCAAGCTCTATGTTCTCGATCGTATGCGAAGCGTAATTATTATCATTTACCGTGAGCACAGCGTCATAGTAAGCCCGATTAATCGTATGTTTTAATGAATTCAGTCCAAGATTCTCCAGATTTACCGGACCAACATAGATATCCTCTACAAATATTTCAGCACCCTCAACCGCATCCTTTACCACCACAAGATGCAGCACAGGCAGTGCCTCCTCTTGAGCAGATAGTTGAATATAGACGTTCCACTCCCCATCTGCTGTCTCGAGGTAAAATTTCTCAAGCTCGAGATACTCCGGGAGTGCATCGGCGATAGTATCAGCAAACAGAACAGCCGCTTCTTCCTTGGTTAGTTCTACAAAATTCAGCTCCTCTTCACTATCAACAAAGCTGTCGATCTTCACAAGTGCACTATTACGTTGGGGGGTGTAATCGAAAGCTGCGATATCTACCTCAATCACATTGCTTGTCGCGAGATCCCTGTTGAAGCCTTCTTCCCACTGCATGTAGCTATAGATCAGGTATGCAACTACACCCACGATGATTAGGAAGAGTATAGTTAGTAGCAAAAATATCACTCCACAGCAGCCTCGCCTTTTCTTCTTTCTCTTTGGGCTGGCGGCCTTAACTTCTGCAGGCCGGTCAATCACTTCGACTGGCTCTACCTGTGCGACTGGTTCACTCTCCTGCACCTTTGGCGCCACCTGCTCAACCTGTGGAACCGGGTTGTGCTGTGTAGCTTG encodes:
- a CDS encoding co-chaperone GroES produces the protein MAKDAKLQPLGSRVVVMPDEAEETTSGGLIIPPTAQGDKKPEVGVVVKLGTGKKDFTFSVKVGDRVFFKKYAPDEIEIDGQLYYILEEEEILAVLAK